The Acidimicrobiales bacterium DNA segment GCGGCGTCGGTTGCGGGCCCGGACACCTCCGAGTGCTCCTCGATGAAGTACTGGACGGGCCCGTACTCGAAGGCACCACCCTCGTTCTCCTCGACCCCGAACCGCGCGCCGATACCAAGTCTTCATCTCATCGACGTTGCTCGACCCGATGAGCAAGCTCCCGATCGGTGGTGCAGTCATGTTCGTCTCCTTGCCTGTGGGTGTCTGTGGAGCCGCGACATGCACGAGACCCAGACTCCGCCCGGTCAAGCCGGTTCCGGGAGCCTCCCACTGTGTCGCTCAGTCCGATTGACTGTTGGTCTGACAATAGTAACGTCTGGGTGAGCTGTCAAACTGACTCATCGATCCTCTACGATGAACGCTGAACTACTGTGCAGCAGAAAGACCGCCCCCACGCGCCCTGGAGGGTGCGCCTGGCGGACAGCAGGCACACCCGGTGCAACGTGCGACCAGGGAAGGGAACCTCAATGTCATCGCCGAACAGTCGGTTTTCCCCGATCGCGAGGACGACCGTCGCATCTGCGGTTCGCGACGCGATCGAGGAGAGCATCCGTTCAGGGGCGATGCCCCCCGGCAGCCCACTTCCGTCCGAGCGGGAGCTCTCCGAGCAGTTCGACGTCGCGCGCGCACCTCGGTCCGCGAGGCTGTCCAGGGTCTGCTCACGTTGGGCCTGATCGAAAAGCGCGGCAACCGCTCCTATGTGATCGAGCATCTGCCCTCCTTCAGGCTCGACGGCGACGACCGCCGCAAGCTCCGGGTACGCGAACTGTTCGCGGTCAGGGAGATCCTCGAGCCGCCGATCGTGCGCCTCGCCGTGCAGAAGGCCAGCGAGGACGAACGCCAACGTATCGCTGACATCGCCCGACAGTTCCAGGCCGGAATGCCCCTCGAGGAGTTCCGCCACCTCGACCGTCAGTTCCATTGGGCTTTGGCCACAGCATGCGGCAATGAGACCCTCGCCGAGCTCTCGGGAAAGGTTCTCGACAGCCTCTTCGCCTCAGACGAGTTCCACGAGCTGCTCGGCTCTCGCGACAACGATGCGGCAGTTGCCGACGTCATCGACACCTCGGTGCGGGCGCATCACCGAATCGCCGAAGCAATAGAGAGCGCCGACGCGTCGAGGGCCGTGGAGGAGATCACCGCCCATCTCCACGACGTGGAGGACCAGATGGTCTCCCGCATGTCCTGACCGGATCAGGTGGGAGCCGCCGGGACCCCACGATCGCAGTGTGTTGGTGCTCGACGTCCGCCCAATGAGAGACCTCAGCCCTCGAGGACCTCGAGTCGCCAGGTCACCTCCTGAGAGCCAAAGCGGCGCACGTCCCCGTCGAGGTCGAGCGGTCGCACGATCGCTTCGTTCTCCTCATCGCCCCATTCAGTGGGAGGGACCAGCCACATGACCTCGAACTCGTTGCCGTCAGGATCGCGCGAGTAGAGACTCTTGTTCACGCCATGGTCACTCGCACCGATGAGCGCGCCGGCCTCGGCGAGACGCCGCTCAGCCGCCTTCAGATCCGCGAGGGTCGGGACCTCCCATGCGATGTGGTATAGCCCGACGGTGCGGCCACCCGAAGGCGGTCCCGCTTGCTCGCCAACGCTGAACAAGGCGAGGTCGTGGTGGTTCTCCGACTCGCCCGCCCGAAGGAACGCGAACCGGTCCATCGGATCGGAGATGACCAGCGAGAACCCCATCACCTCCTGGTAGAACTCGGCAATTCGGCGGGCGCTGCGGACATAGAGCACCGCATGGTTCAGTCGTGTGATCCTCATGGCTTCTTCGCTCTTCATGGTCGATGGTCGTCATGGGGTAGGAAGCTGGGCCGGATCGGCGGGCGTGCCTCCCGTCCGCTCCGGCCCTCAGCTTCGGCTACCTCAGGTATCAGCTGGCGGCTGCTCGATCAGCCGAGCCACCCGGCAATCTCTCCGGAGTCGATCGCGGCCACGACCTCGTCGAGGACTGCCTGCTCCTCCTCGCTCGGATCGCAAAGGATCGCTCCGACGCCGACGCCATCGGCCACTCCGAACAGTGCCCACTGCTCGCCCTCGGTGATCTCTCCCGCGTCGAAGGCGGCGATGACCTCCTCGAGGTACAGCGCTGGGTTGTACAAGATGGCCATGTCGAACTCGGCACTCGTGTCATCACAACGGTCGATCGACGTCGAAGCCACGCTGATGCCTGCTTCGTTGCCCGTCCTAACCACCGCGGAGAGCGCTCCACCCAGATAGGGATAGACCACCTCGCATCCCTGGTTGATCTGGGCGGTGATGGCCTCCTGCGCGAGTGCGGTGTCCTCGAAGTCGCCGGTGTAGGTGACCAACATGTCAAGCTCCGGGTTCACGTACTCCAAGCCCGCCCGCATCGAGATGTCCATGTTGTTGACAAACTGGAGCTCTGGTCCGGCAACGATGCAGCCAGTGTCTGCTTGCCTTCGCTCGAGCAGCAGGCCCATGGCGACCCCGCCGACGTAGTGAGCTTCGTTCTCGTTCGCCCCCACGGTGGCGTAGTGCTCACTCGCAGCTGGAGCGGAGGTCACCATCACGAAGGTGCTGTCGGCGTACTCGGGCGACTCGGCGACCGGTACGAAGCCCTCCGCCAGCTCGGCGCCACCGGCGATGATGAGGTCGGGGCCCTGGCGTGCGACGTTTTCGAATGCCTCGCGCGCTGCGCCGGGGTTCACGTTGTCTACCACGATCACCTCATAGCCAGCGGCCGCGCCCGCACCGGCAACGGCATCGGCCTGGCCCTCGTAAAATCCCCCGTCATTGCGATCTCCAGCAACCATGTATGCGATCGTGCCCGCGCCCTCATCGTCGGTCGGCTCATCAGCGTCGCCGTCATCGGGCTGATCTGTATCACCTCCAGAACCGTTCGCTCCTGTGTCGGCTTCATCGTCGTTTCCGCATGCCGTCGCTACGAGGCCCAGCACGAGCAGGATCAAGAACAGGGTTCGAGTCGGTGAGATTCGCTTGTGGGGCATGTGCCCTCCCTTGTCGTTTCGGATCGGGATGGAACCGACCCCCCAGATGGTCACTGGCTCGGAACCCGACCGCCCTCTTCGGAAGGGCGGCTTTGGCACCGCGAGCCTTCACGGATTGCCTGATTGTCAGACCGTCCTGCTATCAGGCTGTCAGCCTAATGAGCGGCGGGGGGCGCGTCAAGGAATACGAGGATCAACCCATCGCGAGGTTCGTGCCTCGCATCCGGACGCCGGCAAGGGGATCGATCTCGTGCCCCGCCTCGCGGAGCAGCTGGCGGAGTCGGGCCGCTCCGAGGTTGGTCTGGCGAATCGTGACCCCGAAGGGCCTCAGCGCGTCATGGATAGCGTTGGCCAGCGCGGTGGGCCCGACGATGATCCCGGCCTCACCGGCACCACGGAACCCTCCGGACAGTGCAGCGGGGGTCTCCCGATGGACGGTCCGGACTCGGGGACCGAGTCGAACGCCGGGATCTTGTAGTCGAGCAGCGAGGTGGTGAGGGGCTGACCCAACTCGTCATAGAGGACCTCCTCGAGCAGCACGGCGCCAACGGCCTGGGCGAACGCGCCCTGGATCTGACCATCGACAATCATGGGGTTGATCACCCGTCCACAGTCGTGGACGATAACTGCGTCCTCGACCGAGACGTGCCCCGTGTTGACGTCTACCTCGACCACGACGGCCGCGGCCGCAGTGGCATAGGTCGCGGCGACGTTCATGCGCCCCTGCTCGTCGGGAAAGGCGCTCGTGTTGCCCGGATCGTAGGCCTCCAGCACGCTGAGTCCCATGTCCTCTCCCTTGGGGACCAGGAAGGTGTGCAGGTAGGCAGCACCCGCCACCGCAGCGAACGGCAGCTCGGCTTCCCCGGTGCGGAACATGCCGTCATCGAGGGCCACCGCCTCGACCGGAACCTCCAGCATCGCAGCGGCAATCCTCAGCATCTTGTCTCGCAAGCGCTCAGTGGCCCGAAGCACGGCCCCACCACCCATGACCGCAGAACGACTTCCCCACGTGCCCATGCCATAGGGCAGCATTGCTGTATCGCCTTCCTCGACGCGGACGTGGGCCAGCGGCACTCCTAGTCCGTCGGATGCGACCTGAGCGAGCATCGTGGCGTGCCCTTGGCCTTGGCACTTGGTCCCCACCGCGATCGTCACCTGACCATCGGGCTGGACCGTCACCAGCGCCATCTCGAAGCCCCCGTAGCGACCCGCAACGACGTGCAGGTTGGGCGCGGTGGCCTCGACCATCGATCCGAGGCCGATGCCGAGGTGACGACCCTCAGCCCGCGCAGCCTCCTGGCGCTCCCGAATGCTCCAGTAGCCGACCTCCTCGAGTACCTGCTCCAACTGAGCGGAGAAGCTGCCCACGTCATAGGCGGCGCCGGTCGCCGACGAGTAGGGTCGGGGAGCGTCGGGGATCATGTTGAGCTGCCGAACCTCCGCAGGGTCCTTTCCGAGGCGCTCCGCGAGCAGATCCATCATCCGCTCGATCGAGAACTGTGCCTGCGGCTGCCCGAACCCTCGGTACGTGCCGAGTGGGCACTTGTTCGTGGCCACACAGTGGAGATGATAGGCGTAGCGCTGAATGTCGTAGGTGCCGGTCATGAGGCTCGTCGTCACCATCGCCGGCGCCGCGCCGGTGAAGTACAGCTCGGGACTTCCCACGTCTGCGACGATCTTCGCCCTGAGGCCCAGCACCCTTCCGTCGTCCCGATAGGCCAGCTCGACCTCGTGCACCTGGTCCCGGGAGTGGACACTCGCCGCCAGGCTCTCCGACCGGTCCTGCACCCACATGACCGGATGAGGCACCAACATCGCGACCAGGGCGACCAGTGACTCCTCTCGCATGAAGTGCTGCTTGTTCCCAAACCCGCCACCCATGTCCGGGGCGACCACCCGGATTCTCGCTTCGCTCAGCCCGGTGACGTCGGACACCACGGTTCGGAGATTGTGCGGCTGCTGAGACGATGCATGGAGCAGCAGGTCGCCGGTGCCCGGGTCGAATGAGCCGCAGGCTCCATGGCCCTCCATCGGAAGCCCGATGACCCGATGCTGGGTGAAGCGCTCGGTCAACACGCCATCGGCAGACGCGAACGCGTCATCGAGATCACCGGTGTCGAACTCGAGGGTGAGGAACTCGTTGGAGCCCCAAGCGTCGTACAGTTGCGGCGCATCCGCCGCAGTCGCGGCGATCGGGTCGGTCACTGCGGGCAGCACCTCGTAGTCGACCTCGATGAGCTCGAGCGCGTCCTCGGCCTGATATCGGCTCTCGGCCACCACCACGGCGACGGGCTCACCGACGAAGCGCACCTTCTCGATCGCCAGCACGTACCACTCCAACGGCTTGATCGTCGGTAGCGGCAGGAGATGGGAGAACGGTTGGCTCACCCGAGCAAGCTCTGCCCCGGTGAAGGCTGCGACCACCCCGGGGGACTCGAGCGCTGGAGCGATGTCGATGCTCGTGATGAGAGCGTGAGCGTGTGGACTCCGCAGGATCGCGAGATGCTTCAACCCGGGCACATCGAGATCAGCGAGATAGGTTCCGCGGCCAGTCAGAAAGCGGACGTCCTCCACCCGGGGGACGCGCTGACCGATCATCGGCTCGGCGGCTCCGGCAACTGCTTCGCTCACCTGCGGTCGCCTCCTTCGCTATTGTGGTCTCGGTCCGAAGATCTGCCCGCGGCCTCACAAACAGCGTCGACGATCGACTCGTAACCGGTGCAACGACAGAGATTGCCCGCCAAGGCCGTTCGGACATCCTCCGGTGTGGGGGCGGGATTATCACCCAACAACTCGACCGCAGCGATGACGATCCCCGACGTGCAGAACCCGCACTGGAGCCCGTGATTGGCCCGCAGCGACTCCTGGACCGGGTGCAGCGCCTGGGGCTGTCCGACTCCTTCGACGGTCACGATCTCGCACCCACCGGCCTGCACCGCGAACATGAGGCACGATCGGACGGCGGTGCCATCCACCAGGACCGCGCACGAGCCGCACGACCCCTCCTCGCAGGCCGCATGGGTGCCGGTCAACCGCAACCGGTCCCTCAGCAGGTCGAGGAGCAACAGACGAGGCTCGACCTCGCCCTCGTACGGCTGCCCGTTGACCACGGTCTCGATCTCGGTCATCCTCTGCTTCCCTCACTCCGCGCCCAGGCGGTTCGAATGGTCTCGAGCAACAGCAGTTGGACCAGCTCGGCCCGATCCTCGACCGACACGTGCGCGTCCCCGATCGGATCGAAGCTTCCGGCCACACGCGCCGCCATCTCTCGTAGGAGGTCGTCGGAGAGCGCGCCGTGGCCAACCATCGGCTCGAGCGCCGCGGAGAGGTCGACCGGGACCGACGAGAGGGCGCAACCTCCAGCCCGGGCACTGGTGCAGCGTCCCTCGGCGTCGCGCCGCAGCACGACCCCGACGCCCGCCGTGGCGAAGTCACCCCTTCGGGGCGCGACTTCAGCGAACGCTGTGCCATCACCCGGCTGCGCTCTTGGAACCGAGACGTCGACCACAACCTCTCCCGGTTCGATGGCAGTCGAGAAGAACCCTTCGAAGAAGTCGATCGCTGCCACCTCGCGTTCGCCCTCGCCGTCCCGCAGGCGCACGCTGGCACCCAGCGCGATGAGCGCGGCGGGAAGCTCGGCAGCCGGATCGCCATGAGCGATGCTGCCGCCGAGGGTCCCGCGGTTCCGGATCTGAGGATGTGCGATGTGGCCTGCCGCCTCGGCGAGCAACGGGGACACCTCGGCTACCTGGGGATCCCGCTCTAGACGACGATGCCGACACAGGGCACCCAACCGGACCCACTCCTCATCGACCTCCACAATGTCGAGGGCCGACAGCCCGTTCAGGTCGACCAGCAGTGACGGTCGAGAAAGTCGGTGGTTCATCAATGGGACGAGGCTCTGACCTCCGGCGAGGATTCGAGCCTCCTCATCCGATGCGAGCGCCTCGAGCGCTTCATCGAGGTTGGTGACCGCGAGGTAGTCGAACGTCGCCGGTTTCACGGTCTTCGCCTCGTGATCCCTGTGCTTGCATGGCCCTGCATCAGACCTCCCACTAGCCAGACGGCTGGACCCCCGGCATTTTATAACCGATCTTCAGACAGTCAGACCATAGGATGTCCTGCTGATATGGTCAACAGGCACCGCATCGGTCTCGTCATCGCAGCCGCGGCGCTGTGGGCACTCCTCAGCATCTGGGTGACCGAGGCCCTCGCAGCCGGGGTCGGGCCTCGCGAGGTGGGGTTCTGGCGGGCGGCGGTCGGCGCCGGGTGCTTCGCGCTCCACGCCCTCCTGAATCGGAGCCGGCTAGAGGTTCGCCAGCTCCCGTCCGGCTTCGTGCTCGGCGTCATCGGCGTCGCACTGTTCTTCGTCGCGCTCCCCGAAGCGGTGTCGCGAGCCGGAATCGGCATCGCGTGGGTGCTGCTCTACACCGCACCGGGCTTCGTCCTGGTCGTCGCATGGCTGCAAGGAGCCCCTGTCCGATTGCGACCCGTGGGCCTGCTCGCGATGGTGCTCCTCGGCGTCGCGCTCATCGCCGGGGACACCGCAACGATCGGATCCGGCACCGGTCTGCTCTGGGGGTTGGTCAGTGGAGCCGCCTACGCATCCCACTACGTGGTGGGGGGCTCGGCGGCTCCGGGCAGCCCCCTGAGCCGCTACGCGTTCGCCCTCGGGATCGGAGCGCTCATGATCGTTCCGTTCGTGGACTGGGCGCCCAAGTCTCCAGAGGCATGGTTCCACCTGGTGTCGACGGGTGTGGTCTCCACCTACCTGCCGTTCCTCGCCCTCGCCTACGCACTCCGAACAGTCGACCCCACCACGGCCGCCATGCTCGCAACGCTCGAGCCCGTGTTCGCCACGACGATCGCGGCAACTGCGTACGGGGACGTGCTCGGACCAGTCACCCTCATCGGGGGTGTCCTGATCCTGGGCGCGGCCACGCTCAGCGCGACCCGACCGGCGACCGCCGCCGCCTCACGTCCAGCGCTTCATCGAACTCCGCCCGGCCACGACTCGCGATAGCGCTTCACCAGCCAGCGGTTGAACTGCTGCAGCGTCTCCTCCTGCCAGGAGTACCGACCCCTCGGAGCAAAGACCGAGCGCAGTCCCTTCTGGGTCATCTCATCGGCGTAGAGATCCTGGATGTTGAAGTTCTCCACGCCCCGATCGGCGGCATCGAAGAGGAACTCGAACATCGGGTCGTCGAGCGCAGCCTGCTCGAAGCAGTAGCCGATGTGGATCGTGATCGACTCCGGCCCCGTCGGGTCGATGATGAAGTAGGCGACCTCGTCAGGAACGATCGCCAGCGCCAAGGTGGGTGGGATCAGGACGAACGACCCCCGCATGCGGTCCTCGTCGGTCAATCCCTCGAACACCGGGAACATTGCTCGCTTCATCGGGTTGAAGGACCCGTCCTTCTCGGTGAAGTGCTGGATCCGACCGATCGCGTTGTCCTCGTCGTCCCATTCGAGGAAGTCGTTCATGTGGCTGGGAGCGAACGTCTGCAGTGGTCCGTGCAGTCGACTGGCATGGTAGGGGTCGTTGAAGTTCTCCATCATGATCTTCCAGTTCCACGGAAGATCGGCATGGGTCCGCCCATCGAGGGTCTTGGTGTTCTCCAAGCCGTAGTTCTCGAGGATCGCATCGATCTTCGTCAACGACGGTGCGAGAGGCCTCGGGTCGGGGCCGAAGGAGACGAAGATGAAGCCCTGCCACAGCTCGACAGCCAAGCGTGGCAACGGGTAGTCGGCCTTGTCGAACCCGACGGCCCGATCCATCGCTGGCGTTCCGAGCAGCTCACCGTCCAGACCGTAGGCCCAGTGGTGGTACGGACAAGTGAACCGATTGCAGTTGCCACTGTCATCGGCGACCACCATGCCACGGTGCTGACACACCGCTGACATCACGTTGACCTGCCCCTCCTTGTCCCTCGCGATGATCAGCGGCTCCCCGAAGAGCGTCAGGGTGCGGTAGTCGCCAGGCTCGGGGATCTGATCGGACCGTCCGACACAGAGCCAGTCCTTGAGGAAGATTGCCTCCTTCTCGAAGTCATACCACTCCTGCGAACGGTACAGGTCAGGGGGCAGCAACCGAGCTTCGTCCACAGGCTGGACCGATTCCTCGAAGCTGGCGAGGAGCTCATCGTCGAAGACGCTCATTCTCAACTCTCCTTGTGTGGGTTCGGTCCACCGAACGGGACTGCCGACATCGGCTGGAGGAGCCGTCGGGCTCAGAGCTGACCCCGGGTCTCGAAGGTCAGCGGCGAGACATACCGGGTCTTCAACCATCCGTGCTCGAACGGTGTGACGAAGGTGTCCCGATACCGAATGTGCTTGATGAACCAACTGCCGTCGAGGCACGCGAAGTCGTTCTCGTACCAGGCACCCATCCAGACCTGGGCGCGACCGTCCCGGAGGGTCGCCGCCTCCAGCACCTGCCACTGACCCCATCCGGTCATGAGGTCCTGGGCTACACCGATCGACGCGTTGGCGAGATAGTGCGCCGTGAAGGGAAGCATCGACGGGTTGTCGAGGAACATCTCATAGATCCCGGCACGGCCCTCGGTAACGCCGAACTCAGCGAAGTTGCCCTGGCCCTCCCACTTCGCATCCTCGGTGAACATCGAAGCGATCAGCTCCGCCGACTTCACCACGTCACACGCATGGATGTATCGATACATCAGCTTCTCGATGCGGTCGACAGCATCGTGAT contains these protein-coding regions:
- a CDS encoding FCD domain-containing protein; its protein translation is MGLIEKRGNRSYVIEHLPSFRLDGDDRRKLRVRELFAVREILEPPIVRLAVQKASEDERQRIADIARQFQAGMPLEEFRHLDRQFHWALATACGNETLAELSGKVLDSLFASDEFHELLGSRDNDAAVADVIDTSVRAHHRIAEAIESADASRAVEEITAHLHDVEDQMVSRMS
- a CDS encoding VOC family protein, which encodes MRITRLNHAVLYVRSARRIAEFYQEVMGFSLVISDPMDRFAFLRAGESENHHDLALFSVGEQAGPPSGGRTVGLYHIAWEVPTLADLKAAERRLAEAGALIGASDHGVNKSLYSRDPDGNEFEVMWLVPPTEWGDEENEAIVRPLDLDGDVRRFGSQEVTWRLEVLEG
- a CDS encoding BMP family ABC transporter substrate-binding protein, whose product is MVAGDRNDGGFYEGQADAVAGAGAAAGYEVIVVDNVNPGAAREAFENVARQGPDLIIAGGAELAEGFVPVAESPEYADSTFVMVTSAPAASEHYATVGANENEAHYVGGVAMGLLLERRQADTGCIVAGPELQFVNNMDISMRAGLEYVNPELDMLVTYTGDFEDTALAQEAITAQINQGCEVVYPYLGGALSAVVRTGNEAGISVASTSIDRCDDTSAEFDMAILYNPALYLEEVIAAFDAGEITEGEQWALFGVADGVGVGAILCDPSEEEQAVLDEVVAAIDSGEIAGWLG
- a CDS encoding xanthine dehydrogenase family protein molybdopterin-binding subunit, yielding MSEAVAGAAEPMIGQRVPRVEDVRFLTGRGTYLADLDVPGLKHLAILRSPHAHALITSIDIAPALESPGVVAAFTGAELARVSQPFSHLLPLPTIKPLEWYVLAIEKVRFVGEPVAVVVAESRYQAEDALELIEVDYEVLPAVTDPIAATAADAPQLYDAWGSNEFLTLEFDTGDLDDAFASADGVLTERFTQHRVIGLPMEGHGACGSFDPGTGDLLLHASSQQPHNLRTVVSDVTGLSEARIRVVAPDMGGGFGNKQHFMREESLVALVAMLVPHPVMWVQDRSESLAASVHSRDQVHEVELAYRDDGRVLGLRAKIVADVGSPELYFTGAAPAMVTTSLMTGTYDIQRYAYHLHCVATNKCPLGTYRGFGQPQAQFSIERMMDLLAERLGKDPAEVRQLNMIPDAPRPYSSATGAAYDVGSFSAQLEQVLEEVGYWSIRERQEAARAEGRHLGIGLGSMVEATAPNLHVVAGRYGGFEMALVTVQPDGQVTIAVGTKCQGQGHATMLAQVASDGLGVPLAHVRVEEGDTAMLPYGMGTWGSRSAVMGGGAVLRATERLRDKMLRIAAAMLEVPVEAVALDDGMFRTGEAELPFAAVAGAAYLHTFLVPKGEDMGLSVLEAYDPGNTSAFPDEQGRMNVAATYATAAAAVVVEVDVNTGHVSVEDAVIVHDCGRVINPMIVDGQIQGAFAQAVGAVLLEEVLYDELGQPLTTSLLDYKIPAFDSVPESGPSIGRPPLHCPEGSVVPVRPGSSSGPPRWPTLSMTR
- a CDS encoding (2Fe-2S)-binding protein, giving the protein MTEIETVVNGQPYEGEVEPRLLLLDLLRDRLRLTGTHAACEEGSCGSCAVLVDGTAVRSCLMFAVQAGGCEIVTVEGVGQPQALHPVQESLRANHGLQCGFCTSGIVIAAVELLGDNPAPTPEDVRTALAGNLCRCTGYESIVDAVCEAAGRSSDRDHNSEGGDRR
- a CDS encoding xanthine dehydrogenase family protein subunit M, whose product is MKPATFDYLAVTNLDEALEALASDEEARILAGGQSLVPLMNHRLSRPSLLVDLNGLSALDIVEVDEEWVRLGALCRHRRLERDPQVAEVSPLLAEAAGHIAHPQIRNRGTLGGSIAHGDPAAELPAALIALGASVRLRDGEGEREVAAIDFFEGFFSTAIEPGEVVVDVSVPRAQPGDGTAFAEVAPRRGDFATAGVGVVLRRDAEGRCTSARAGGCALSSVPVDLSAALEPMVGHGALSDDLLREMAARVAGSFDPIGDAHVSVEDRAELVQLLLLETIRTAWARSEGSRG
- a CDS encoding EamA family transporter, whose translation is MVNRHRIGLVIAAAALWALLSIWVTEALAAGVGPREVGFWRAAVGAGCFALHALLNRSRLEVRQLPSGFVLGVIGVALFFVALPEAVSRAGIGIAWVLLYTAPGFVLVVAWLQGAPVRLRPVGLLAMVLLGVALIAGDTATIGSGTGLLWGLVSGAAYASHYVVGGSAAPGSPLSRYAFALGIGALMIVPFVDWAPKSPEAWFHLVSTGVVSTYLPFLALAYALRTVDPTTAAMLATLEPVFATTIAATAYGDVLGPVTLIGGVLILGAATLSATRPATAAASRPALHRTPPGHDSR
- a CDS encoding aromatic ring-hydroxylating dioxygenase subunit alpha, which produces MSVFDDELLASFEESVQPVDEARLLPPDLYRSQEWYDFEKEAIFLKDWLCVGRSDQIPEPGDYRTLTLFGEPLIIARDKEGQVNVMSAVCQHRGMVVADDSGNCNRFTCPYHHWAYGLDGELLGTPAMDRAVGFDKADYPLPRLAVELWQGFIFVSFGPDPRPLAPSLTKIDAILENYGLENTKTLDGRTHADLPWNWKIMMENFNDPYHASRLHGPLQTFAPSHMNDFLEWDDEDNAIGRIQHFTEKDGSFNPMKRAMFPVFEGLTDEDRMRGSFVLIPPTLALAIVPDEVAYFIIDPTGPESITIHIGYCFEQAALDDPMFEFLFDAADRGVENFNIQDLYADEMTQKGLRSVFAPRGRYSWQEETLQQFNRWLVKRYRESWPGGVR
- a CDS encoding nuclear transport factor 2 family protein — protein: MTERSEIERLRTEVARLRERVEHHDAVDRIEKLMYRYIHACDVVKSAELIASMFTEDAKWEGQGNFAEFGVTEGRAGIYEMFLDNPSMLPFTAHYLANASIGVAQDLMTGWGQWQVLEAATLRDGRAQVWMGAWYENDFACLDGSWFIKHIRYRDTFVTPFEHGWLKTRYVSPLTFETRGQL